In a single window of the Pseudopipra pipra isolate bDixPip1 chromosome Z, bDixPip1.hap1, whole genome shotgun sequence genome:
- the NXNL2 gene encoding nucleoredoxin-like protein 2, protein MVDVFSGRVLVSRDGRSVDPEEALQNKVVGLYFSAGWCSPCRDFTPVLCDFYTELLEETEPPAPFEVVFISSDHSAEEMVGYMHAMHGDWLALPFHDPYKHDLKKKYNITAIPKLVIVKQTGEVITDKGRKQIRDKGRSCFRNWLESADIFQNFSS, encoded by the exons ATGGTGGATGTGTTCAGCGGGAGGGTCCTGGTCAGCAGGGACGGCCGCAGCGTGGACCCCGAGGAGGCCCTGCAGAACAAGGTCGTGGGCTTGTACTTCTCGGCCGGGTGGTGCTCGCCGTGCCGCGACTTCACCCCCGTGCTCTGCGACTTCTACacggagctgctggaggagaccGAGCCCCCCGCCCCCTTCGAGGTCGTCTTCATCTCCTCCGACCACAGCGCCGAGGAGATGGTGGGCTACATGCACGCCATGCACGGCGACTGGCTGGCCCTGCCCTTCCACGACCCCTACAAGCA tgATCTGAAGAAGAAATACAACATAACAGCAATTCCTAAACTGGTGATTGTGAAACAGACTGGAGAAGTCATTACTGataagggaagaaaacagaTCAGAGACAAAGGGCGATCCTGTTTTCGGAACTGGCTTGAGAGTGCAGATatctttcagaatttttctaGCTAA
- the SPIN1 gene encoding spindlin-1, with product MKTPFGKSPGQRSRADAGHAGVSASMMKKRTSHKKHRNNVGPSKPISQPRRNIVGCRIQHGWKEGSGPVTQWKGTVLDQVPVNPSLYLIKYDGFDCVYGLELHKDERVSALEVLPDRVASSRISDAHLADTMIGKAVEHMFETEDGSKDEWRGMVLARAPIMNTWFYITYEKDPVLYMYQLLDDYKEGDLRIMPDSNDSPPAEREPGEVVDSLVGKQVEYAKEDGSKRTGMVIHQVEAKPSVYFIKFDDDFHIYVYDLVKTS from the exons ATGAAGACCCCATTTGGAAAATCACCAGGTCAGCGGTCCAGAGCTGATGCAG GTCATGCAGGAGTGTCTGCCAGCATGATGAAGAAGAGGACTTCCCACAA AAAACATAGAAACAATGTGGGACCCAGCAAACCTATTTCTCAGCCACGAAGAAACATTGTAGGCTGCAGGATACAGCATGGATGGAAGGAAGGGAGTGGACCTGTAACGCAATGGAAGGGCACAGTTCTTGATCAAGTTCCTGTAAATCCCTCTCTCTATCTCATCAAGTATGATGGATTTGACTGTGTGTATGGACTAGAACTTCACAAAGATGAAAGAGTTTCAGCACTTGAAGTTCTTCCAGACAGAGTTG CTTCATCTCGAATTAGTGATGCCCACCTGGCAGACACAATGATTGGTAAAGCTGTGGAACATATGTTTGAGACAGAGGATGGCTCAAAAGATGAATGGAGGGGGATGGTTTTGGCTCGAGCTCCTATTATGAACACGTGGTTTTATATTACCTACGAGAAAGATCCCGTCTTGTACATGTACCAACTCTTAGATGATTATAAAGAAGGTGACCTTCGCATTATGCCTGATTCAA ATGATTCACCTCCTGCAGAACGGGAACCAGGTGAAGTTGTGGACAGCCTGGTAGGCAAACAAGTGGAATATGCCAAAGAAGATGGCTCAAAAAGGACTGGCATGGTCATTCATCAAGTTGAAGCCAAACCATCTGTCTATTTCATCAAGTTTGATGATGATTTCCATATTTATGTCTACGATTTGGTGAAGACATCCTAG